The segment GGTTCTTCCAACTCTACCACGTAGCTGATATAACTGAGATAATCCAAATTTATCTGCATCGTATATTATCATAGTATTAGCATTTTGAATATCTAGTCCTGTCTCAATTATAGTTGTACAAACTAATATGTCATATTCTTTTTTCATGAAATCATACATAACTTTTTCAAGTTCTCGCTCTGGCATTTGACCATGAGCTATTCCTACCTTTGAATTCGGAAACATCTTAGCTAGATATGCTGCCATTTCCTTTATAGATCCTACCCTGTTATACACAAAGTATACCTGACCATCCCTATCCAACTCTCTAGCTATAGCATCTTCTATAAGTTGATCATTAAATTCAACTACATATGTCTGAACTGGATATCTTTCTTCAGGCGGCGTCTCTATAACACTAATATCCCTTATACCTGTAAGAGACATATGAAGAGTTCTTGGTATAGGTGTAGCTGTTAATGTTAAAACATCTACATTCTTTTTTAAATTCTTGATTTTTTCCTTATGTGTAACTCCAAAACGTTGCTCTTCATCAACAATTAAAAGTCCTAAATCCTTAAATGTAACATCTTTTTGCAGAATTCTGTGAGTCCCTATTAAAATATCTACATTACCAAGTTTTACTTCGCTTAATATGTTTTTAATTTGAGCAGATGTTTTGAATCTACTTATCATTTCTATATTAATAGGAAAATCACAAAATCTTTGAATTAAATTAGTATAATGTTGTTCTGCAAGTATTGTAGTTGGCACCAAAAATGCTACTTGTTTTCCATCCATTACAGCTTTAAAGGCTGCTCTTACTGCAACTTCTGTTTTACCATATCCAACATCACCACATAATAGTCTATCCATAGCCTTTCCCGATTCCATATCAGCTTTAATTTCCTGAATAGCTGTAAGTTGATCTGGTGTTTCATCATATGGAAACTCTTCTTCAAATTGCTTTTGCCAAATAGTATCCTTGTTAAACTTATGACCTTTTAATGTAGACCTTATTGCATAGAGCTTTACAAGTTCTTCTGCAATTTCATTTATGGCTTTTTTAACCTTAGTTTTGGCTTTTATCCATTCACTACCACCAAGCTTATTTACCTTCGGAGATTTTCCTTCACTACCTATATACTTTTGTACTAAATCTAGTTGTTCAACAGGAACATATAAAGTATCTCCAGCAGTATAACTAAGTTCTAAATAATCTTTTTTATGACCTTGAACTTCTAATTGCTTTATTCCCTTGTATACTCCTATTCCATGGTTTGTATGAACAACATAGTCCCCTGGTTTTAATTCCGCAAAGCTCTTAATTTTTCCTATGCCTTTTTTATTAGTTCTCTTAGTCCTCTTTTTTGACTTTCCAAAAAAATCTTTGTCCGAGATCACACAAAGTTTTAAGTCTGGACATTCAAATCCTTTTATTTGATTTCCAAAGGTTATAACAACTTCTCCAAACTCAATATCATCCACAACATCTTTGTATACACTTTCAATATTATAATCTCTAAGGGCCTCTACTAATCTTTCCCCTCTTGGTCTAGTTCCACTTAAAATTAATGTTTTATATCCATTTTGTTTTTTACTATTAATGTCTTCTACTAGTAACTCTAGTTTTCCTCCATAAGAGTTTAGTATTATTTGTTTAAAACTTTCTTTATGCTTAGGTTTTAGAACATCTTTTTCTTTATATATGACATTTAAAGTTATAATATTAGAATTTGTTATTTTTTGTAGCAACTCATCTTTAGAAACTAGTAGTTCACTTTGCCTTGAAAGTATATTTCCTTTTTCAAGAAGATTTTTATAGTTTTCTATAAATTCAAAGTATAATGTATCTAGCTTTCCAATTGATCTTTGAACATCATTAATAAACACTAATGGATTTTCCATATAATCCAATAATATAGACCTATTCTCATAAAAGTATGGCATAAAGCCATCCATATTTTCAAAACTCCAGCTCTCTTTTAAGGATTCTAAATTGGCTAAAGTATCTTTTTCTATTTTTTCTAGTGTATCTTTATCTTTTGCAAGACTTATCTTTACTTTTTCTAAATCATCTTTTATGAAATTATATCCTTTATCTATACTTTCTTTTGTAAGTACTAGTTCTTTAGCAGGAAATATTTCCATAGATTTATACTTTTCTATACTTCTTTGAGATTCTGTATTAAAACTTCTTATAGAATCTACTTCATCACCAAACAACTCTATTCTAAAGGCAATTGATGATATAGGGGAATATATATCTAAAATTCCTCCTCTAACAGAAAATTCTCCTTTACCTTCTACAATACTAGTTCTCTGATAACCACTTTGAATCAATTTTTCACTTAAAGCTTCAATATCTAAAACATCCCCCACAGAAATACTTATTGTATATTCTTTATAAAGCTCAGGAGATATGTATGTTGATGCTAAAGTCTCTATAGATGCAACTATTATTTTTCTATCTTTTCTCAGCATCTCTCTTATAATTTTTAATCTTTCCCATCTTAAATCACCAGAAATTGCATAAACGTTATAAAAAGCAACCTCTTTGTTGGGAAAATAATACACATTTGGTATATATAAAGACAAATCTTCATATAAATTTTTTGCTTCTACATCACTATTTGTAAAAATAAATATAGGTCTATCTTCATTATCATATATACCCTTTATAAAATACGCTCTTGCAGATTCTGAAAATCCAGTAACATCAATAGGAAATTCATCCTTCTGAATATTTTTTACTATATTTTGAAATTCACTGTTTTGAAGCAAAGGCTTCATTAGCCCCTCTAACCTCATGAGTATACACCTCTCATTACTGCTCCGCTTTAAATCCATTAAACTTATTCATAGCCTCAGCAGTTCCCTTTTCTATAATAATTTGTACTGCATTACAAGCAGCCTCAAATGTCTTATTTAACTTAGATTCATCCTCTTTTTCAAATTTACCCAAAACATGAGACACTAAATTTATTTTTACAGGCTGTCCTACTCCTACTTTAACTCTTGGAAAATAATCAGTATTTAAATGTGCTATTATGTTTTTTATCCCATTATGTCCTCCAGCACTACCTTTTTCCCTAATTCTCATTCTACCAACCTCTAAACTTATATCATCATATATAACTATTATATCTTCATTAGTAATCTTATAAAAGTCCATTATCTCTCTAACACTTTCACCGCTTAAATTCATATAAGTTAAGGGTTTTAATAATATAACTTTTTCTCCCGCTATATTTCCATCTCCGTACATACCTTTAAATTTTTTCCTATTGAGTTCGATATTATACTTTTCCGCTAATAAATCAATAGCATCAAACCCTACATTATGCCTTGTATGCTCATATTCTTTACCTGGATTTCCTAATCCTACTATCAAAAACAAGTCATTTACCTCCAATACTGTCTTAACTTTTTTCCACACTTATCTATAATACATTAAAAATAATATTTTTTAAAGAAACTAAACAACTAACCCATGAGGATATTACTCACGGGCTTTTATATTTAATCATTAACTTTAGAAATTGAAAGAACAACATTTAAATCTACTATTTTTTCATTTCTCCAAATCTTACACTTAATACTATCTCCAAATTTATGATTTTCTAATATCTTTTCTATATCTTGAAGATTGGTTATGGGCTTTCCATCTAATTCAGTTATTATATCAGTCGGCTTTATACCTGCGTTTTCAGCTGAACCTTCTTTTATAACTTCACTTATGTAAACACCCTTAACTCCATTACTCTCACCATTAACAACACTTCTACCATTTACCCCCATAATAGGTTTAGTGACCTTTCCATAATGAGTCATTTGCTCAATTAAACTTTTAACTTCATTACTATCTATAGCAAATCCCATTCCTTCTATTTTTTTAACATTTAAATGTATACTATTTATACCTATAACTTCTCCCATAGCATTACAAAGAGCCCCCCCACTATTGGTAAAGTTTATCGATGCATCTGTTTGCAATACCTTATATCCGCTCTCTCCATAGAGTATATTTTGATTAAGTCCACTTATTATCCCTTCAGACACATTTCCTGGAAAAGATTCTCCTAATGGATTGCCTATGGCAATTGCAGTGTCTCCTACATTTACTTCTGATGAATCTGCAAACTTTGCTGCCGGAAGACTTCTTGCATTAATTTTTATAACAGCTATGTCAGATATATCATCTTTTCCTATTAATATAGCACTTATATAATTATGGCTATTAGGTAGCTTTACATTTATCTCTTTAGCATCTTTTATAATGTGAGTATTCGTTACTATATATCCATCCGATGAAAATATAACTCCTGACCCTTTAAAATCATAACTATCTTTAGAATAATTTTGTGTTTTTCCCATTATACCTACAATACTGGGACCAACTTTTTGTGCAACTTTCCCTATACTATTAGTTGTAATTTCCATGTTATGATGCTTTACATTATTGTTTATTATTTTTCCATTTCCTCCTTGAAGTATTTGAGAAAATTTTTTTTCTATAATCAATTTTGATGAAATAGCTCCTGAAAAAGCTGCAATCACAACGAATGAAACGACTCTTAGGACTCTTTTAATATTGTTTCTTTTTCTTATAAACTTTATTTTTCCAAACTTATCCTCATTTACATTCTCCCAATTCACTTCCTCAACATCAAAATTTTCGTGCTTCAAATTTTATCACCTCCAACCAAATAATTATCAACTTTTTACTTAACTTTTTTTAATGTAAATATAAATGTAATCCCTTTATTTTCTTTATTCTCAAACCAAATGTCTCCACCATGTTGAGTTACTATCCTTCTTACTATAGATAGTCCAAGACCTGTGCTTACCTTTAATGTTCTAGATTTATCTCCTTTATAAAATCTATCCCAAATATATTTTCCATCTTCTTTAGATATATTAGGCCCATCATTATAAACAGATATAAATACTTTTTGCCCCTTTACTTTTGTTCTGATTTCTATATTTCCTTCTTCTTTACCATACTTTATAGCATTATCTATTAGATTCGTAATAACTTGTATTATTTTATCCCTATCTACTAATACATTAAGTCTTTCCTCATCAAGCCATACTTCTACATTGATTTTTTTAGATTTTATTACAGTTTCAAACTTTATAATTGATAATCGTATTATTTCGTTTATATCTTCTTCTTTAACATTAAGTACAAATTTTCCAGCTTCAATAGATGATAAATCCAAAAGATCATTTATAAGCCTTGTAAGTCTCTGTATTTCTTCATACGCTACTGACAAATAATAATTTTCCTTTTCTTTTGGTATTACTCCATCTAATATACCTCCTATAAATCCCTTTATAGAAGTTATAGGAGACCTTAATTCATGGGATACATTAGATATGAAAGTTCTTCTATTTTCCTCTACTTCCTCTAACGATTTAGCCATGGAATTAAATGAATTTGCTAAAGCTCCTATCTCATCTCCTGATTGCACTTGAACTCTTTTATGAACCTCTCCCTTAGATATTTTATCCGCTGCACTGTTTATTTGCTCTAAAGGCTTAATTATTATTCTCTGTGAAAAACAATATATTATTATACTAGAGAATACTATAGCAAATATAGCCGACATCCATATTATCTGATAAACTTTTCTTAGTGGTGCATGTATAAGCTCCATAGATGTACTAAATCCCAATACTCCTTGAAATACACCTTTATAAAATACAGGAACATCATAAATATATCTTTTATTAAATTTACTATCTAAATCTCTTTTTTCAACAAAGTTACCTTTTCTTAAGCTTTTAAGTTCCTCTGTTAAAATCTGATTTCCTATAAATTTTTTATGTTTAGGATTAGATGCAGCATATACATAACCATATCTATCAAATAATAATATATCCATGCCTGCATAATTAGAAACATACTCTAATATATCATTAGTCTTATCCAAAGATGAATTTCCCTGCAAATATTGTACCGCTGCATTAGATAAAATTTGTGCTTCTCCTAGTAATTGTTCTTTTCTTTGATTAAGAAAATACCCTTCAAACCAAAATGACAAAAAAGAGGCTAAAATTATAAAACTCATAGCTATTATTAAGCTATATGTTGCTACCATTTTAGAAAATAGACCTTTTTTTCGCATCTATTTCACCTCAAATTTATATCCAACACCCCAGACAGTTTCTATCTGCCAATTTTGATCTCCCTGTAACTTTTCCCTAAGTCTTTTTATATGTACATCAACAGTTCTTGAATCTCCTGGATAGTCATACCCCCAAACTTCACAAAGCAATTGCTCTCTTGTAAAAACTTTATTTGTATTACTAGCAAGGTAATATAAAAGTTCAAATTCCTTTGGTGGCATTTTGATTTCGTTATCTTTATATATTACTATATATGAATTTATATCAATAGTAAGTCCTCTAAATTTCAGTACATCTTTATCTACACTTTCAGCATTATATCTTCTAAGAACAGCTTTTATTCTAGCTATTAATTCCTTAGGTTCAAAAGGCTTTACAATATAATCATCTGCTCCTAGTTCTAAAGCTAATACTTTATCAAAAGTTTCTCCCTTGGCTGTCAACATAATTACAGGAGTTTCTGAATCCTTTCTAATCCATTTTAAAACATCTATACCATCCATATGTGGTAACATAACATCTAATAACACCAAATCTGGTTTATATTCAAAAAAGGCACTTTGAGCTGATTTACCATCATAACGAATTTCTGTTGAATATCCTGAACTTTCCAAATACATTTTTATTATTTCACATATATTTTCATCATCATCTATAATTAATATTTTTCCTAAAATTCCTTCCACATCTTTTCCCTCCCTGTTTTGATTATTATATTTATTGAATTTATATCCTATTTAAAAGTTTGTAATATATTTTAAAATTTAATAATTTACTAATTATACTGTATCATATTTTAGAGAAATTTTACTCTTTTATACTTGAAATTAAAATAAATGTTACAATTAATTTTAAAATAAAAAATTAAAGCATATAAGATATTATCTTATATGCTTTAAAATATTATTCATTATAAACTATACAAATAACTTACTTATAGAGATATCTTCGTATATTCTTCTTATGCCTTCAGCAAAAATTGGCGCTACAGATAAAACTTCAAATTTATCTGATAATGT is part of the Clostridium botulinum genome and harbors:
- the mfd gene encoding transcription-repair coupling factor; protein product: MRLEGLMKPLLQNSEFQNIVKNIQKDEFPIDVTGFSESARAYFIKGIYDNEDRPIFIFTNSDVEAKNLYEDLSLYIPNVYYFPNKEVAFYNVYAISGDLRWERLKIIREMLRKDRKIIVASIETLASTYISPELYKEYTISISVGDVLDIEALSEKLIQSGYQRTSIVEGKGEFSVRGGILDIYSPISSIAFRIELFGDEVDSIRSFNTESQRSIEKYKSMEIFPAKELVLTKESIDKGYNFIKDDLEKVKISLAKDKDTLEKIEKDTLANLESLKESWSFENMDGFMPYFYENRSILLDYMENPLVFINDVQRSIGKLDTLYFEFIENYKNLLEKGNILSRQSELLVSKDELLQKITNSNIITLNVIYKEKDVLKPKHKESFKQIILNSYGGKLELLVEDINSKKQNGYKTLILSGTRPRGERLVEALRDYNIESVYKDVVDDIEFGEVVITFGNQIKGFECPDLKLCVISDKDFFGKSKKRTKRTNKKGIGKIKSFAELKPGDYVVHTNHGIGVYKGIKQLEVQGHKKDYLELSYTAGDTLYVPVEQLDLVQKYIGSEGKSPKVNKLGGSEWIKAKTKVKKAINEIAEELVKLYAIRSTLKGHKFNKDTIWQKQFEEEFPYDETPDQLTAIQEIKADMESGKAMDRLLCGDVGYGKTEVAVRAAFKAVMDGKQVAFLVPTTILAEQHYTNLIQRFCDFPINIEMISRFKTSAQIKNILSEVKLGNVDILIGTHRILQKDVTFKDLGLLIVDEEQRFGVTHKEKIKNLKKNVDVLTLTATPIPRTLHMSLTGIRDISVIETPPEERYPVQTYVVEFNDQLIEDAIARELDRDGQVYFVYNRVGSIKEMAAYLAKMFPNSKVGIAHGQMPERELEKVMYDFMKKEYDILVCTTIIETGLDIQNANTMIIYDADKFGLSQLYQLRGRVGRTNRMAYAYLTYKKDKVLTEVAEKRLKAIKDFTELGSGFKIAMRDLEIRGAGNLIGAAQHGHMASVGYDLYCRMLEDTIKLVRGEIDKEPIETTVDLKVDAYIPSNYIRDEVQKIEVYKKIANIDSEESMMDIQEELEDRFSDIPSSVDNLINIAYIKTIANNLGVIEVKEKSTEVILKFSNKEYINQNLVKAIMSKYSKNVMFKLGDEPSLGYNIRKIKKEELIIEIRNFLEYLQSVVKN
- a CDS encoding S1C family serine protease, with product MKHENFDVEEVNWENVNEDKFGKIKFIRKRNNIKRVLRVVSFVVIAAFSGAISSKLIIEKKFSQILQGGNGKIINNNVKHHNMEITTNSIGKVAQKVGPSIVGIMGKTQNYSKDSYDFKGSGVIFSSDGYIVTNTHIIKDAKEINVKLPNSHNYISAILIGKDDISDIAVIKINARSLPAAKFADSSEVNVGDTAIAIGNPLGESFPGNVSEGIISGLNQNILYGESGYKVLQTDASINFTNSGGALCNAMGEVIGINSIHLNVKKIEGMGFAIDSNEVKSLIEQMTHYGKVTKPIMGVNGRSVVNGESNGVKGVYISEVIKEGSAENAGIKPTDIITELDGKPITNLQDIEKILENHKFGDSIKCKIWRNEKIVDLNVVLSISKVND
- a CDS encoding sensor histidine kinase, giving the protein MRKKGLFSKMVATYSLIIAMSFIILASFLSFWFEGYFLNQRKEQLLGEAQILSNAAVQYLQGNSSLDKTNDILEYVSNYAGMDILLFDRYGYVYAASNPKHKKFIGNQILTEELKSLRKGNFVEKRDLDSKFNKRYIYDVPVFYKGVFQGVLGFSTSMELIHAPLRKVYQIIWMSAIFAIVFSSIIIYCFSQRIIIKPLEQINSAADKISKGEVHKRVQVQSGDEIGALANSFNSMAKSLEEVEENRRTFISNVSHELRSPITSIKGFIGGILDGVIPKEKENYYLSVAYEEIQRLTRLINDLLDLSSIEAGKFVLNVKEEDINEIIRLSIIKFETVIKSKKINVEVWLDEERLNVLVDRDKIIQVITNLIDNAIKYGKEEGNIEIRTKVKGQKVFISVYNDGPNISKEDGKYIWDRFYKGDKSRTLKVSTGLGLSIVRRIVTQHGGDIWFENKENKGITFIFTLKKVK
- a CDS encoding response regulator transcription factor, encoding MEGILGKILIIDDDENICEIIKMYLESSGYSTEIRYDGKSAQSAFFEYKPDLVLLDVMLPHMDGIDVLKWIRKDSETPVIMLTAKGETFDKVLALELGADDYIVKPFEPKELIARIKAVLRRYNAESVDKDVLKFRGLTIDINSYIVIYKDNEIKMPPKEFELLYYLASNTNKVFTREQLLCEVWGYDYPGDSRTVDVHIKRLREKLQGDQNWQIETVWGVGYKFEVK
- the pth gene encoding aminoacyl-tRNA hydrolase encodes the protein MFLIVGLGNPGKEYEHTRHNVGFDAIDLLAEKYNIELNRKKFKGMYGDGNIAGEKVILLKPLTYMNLSGESVREIMDFYKITNEDIIVIYDDISLEVGRMRIREKGSAGGHNGIKNIIAHLNTDYFPRVKVGVGQPVKINLVSHVLGKFEKEDESKLNKTFEAACNAVQIIIEKGTAEAMNKFNGFKAEQ